One genomic segment of Belonocnema kinseyi isolate 2016_QV_RU_SX_M_011 chromosome 2, B_treatae_v1, whole genome shotgun sequence includes these proteins:
- the LOC117168202 gene encoding uncharacterized protein LOC117168202, with protein sequence MNMEIQFILLSLCVTLAASIDLGPYMRVAQCRSQCLKHLSTDGTCDSLINTDEIVCNQCWRHCENLEYQWETYKDLCEYDGVFENCPSCRTICDYRKTRVMEEYLPSALPAPERLPTALKKYDVAILLRKVDNSWRESGYYPGSRVTRMRPNSWLIVVSGDGVKHYSYDEWVPTLESLKPGALYEATISWKNVDSQIRKHQMVEQKEFNDRVRQFYLEKYGHKVVHERETEGDSPASASVFKNFFFKRRNDDDKILGVNVKPSTSVELSDDDIEDVESKKESWVVAWEPEAGGLMGNQEADSNFAQITLLPGTKYRVRVASKDGPGSFPIEVDTSSASVHVHRLKKNFENIYAWGIIAASMSMLIFITVFVIIKMLTRSKKAVPREEEEVEEVV encoded by the exons ATGAACATGGAGATTCAGTTTATACTGTTGAGTTTGTGCGTGACCTTGGCTGCGAGTATCGACCTTGGACCATACATGCGAGTCGCGCAATGCAGGTCGCAATGCCTTAAACATCTCAGTACGGATGGAACCTGTGATTCGCTCATTAATACTGACGAAATAGTGTGCAatcaa TGCTGGCGTCACTGCGAGAACCTCGAGTATCAGTGGGAGACCTATAAAGATCTCTGCGAATACGATGGAGTCTTCGAAAAT TGTCCATCATGCCGGACAATTTGCGACTACAGAAAGACTCGAGTGATGGAAGAATACCTCCCATCAGCATTACCAGCTCCGGAGAGACTACCAACCGCATTAAAAAAGTACGACGTAGCAATTCTCCTGAGGAAAGTTGACAACAGTTGGAGGGAATCCGGTTATTATCCAGGGTCTCGTGTGACTCGTATGAGGCCCAACTCGTGGCTTATTGTGGTCTCTGGAGATGGAGTGAAGCACTACTCCTACGACGAGTGGGTGCCAACCTTGGAATCCTTGAAACCAGGTGCCCTCTATGAAGCAACCATTTCCTGGAAAAATGTTGATTCTCAGATCCGAAAACACCAAATGGTCGAGCAGAAGGAATTCAACGATAGAGTCCGACAGTTTTATCTGGAGAAGTATGGACACAAGGTGGTACATGAAAGGGAAACTGAAGGAGATTCTCCAGCTTCAGCGTCagtgttcaaaaactttttcttcaaGAGGAGGAACGATGATGATAAAATCCTTGGAGTGAATGTTAAGCCTTCCACTAGTGTTGAACTGTCTGACGATGATATTGAAGATGTCGAATCCAAAAAGGAATCTTGGGTGGTTGCTTGGGAACCGGAAGCTGGAGGTCTTATGGGTAACCAGGAAGCTGACTCGAATTTTGCACAAATCACTCTTCTTCCTGGTACTAAATATCGCGTCCGCGTTGCATCCAAGGATGGTCCCGGCAGTTTCCCGATAGAAGTTGATACCAGCTCGGCTTCTGTACATGTTCATCgactaaaaaaaaacttcgaaaatatTTACGCATGGGGGATTATCGCTGCGAGCATGTCTATGCTCATTTTTATCACTGTCTTCGTGATCATCAAGATGCTGACGAGGAGTAAAAAAGCAGTGCCGAGGGAGGAGGAGGAGGTGGAGGAAGTGGTTTGA